A window of the Candidatus Zixiibacteriota bacterium genome harbors these coding sequences:
- a CDS encoding TonB-dependent receptor, translated as MKSHLSASVLNWAPMTVALLLSLVMAPMMACAETTQDIADLDLQSLLDDVVSSASKYEETLEESPANVFIVSRAMIESYGCRTIGDALSLVPGIYITDDYSLSQIGVRGIANFGDWNSRMMVLVDGRSITEQYGGSNSIDVVGLDLDNIDRIEVIKGPASSLYGSNAFFGIVNLITEQPTENELFVSSKYFRNTDQKGSSIRLYQKFDNGLTALITGSYLDRNGSDLFFKEFSDLGDGAILRLDEDGYNQFYLDSADFTGGYSHNKNSGENYAFRSRLGLGHFYLTAHFGQQRSGISHGFYGALFNRSENEYNERRYFVDLGYQNSLSENSELSLRLSYDHFFWSDHILYNYYSDEDEPLYLPGPTWIDAEYDQWYSSEARLQVDFGDRNRAVFGVEVQLHEIMHESGETDQAGEEIQENVIPPGSVNYSGQIYNVYVQDEHRFSEKIKFVGGLHFNHFTYTTGRVTPKGALILSPYRHGTYKLIASQGFRSPTFYEVSFDDATYFIGNPELTSELITSYEAISTHEFPYGFVVEVAGNLSRASDLIVQTVIDESDPAHPGGDYVEEVSQFRNTGEIQSSSLELSLQRNPIYSLSGFANVTYQKLEISGDAQTDQPFNSPRWLGNIGLTYQISRNRMSLSTKANYISSRRLWDHSFVDGQMTMDVIANFRRVLSVVDVTVGIMNVFDSDYRVPLNFDYAPSTSIQRPRRSLYVNLKSNFN; from the coding sequence ATGAAATCACATCTCAGTGCGTCTGTCCTGAATTGGGCTCCAATGACTGTGGCGCTGCTGCTGTCACTGGTGATGGCTCCGATGATGGCGTGCGCCGAAACAACTCAGGACATCGCAGATCTTGACCTTCAGAGTCTGCTGGATGATGTTGTGTCTTCCGCCTCCAAATATGAGGAAACTCTGGAGGAATCACCCGCGAATGTCTTCATCGTTTCACGGGCGATGATTGAGAGCTATGGGTGCAGAACAATTGGCGATGCGTTATCGTTAGTTCCCGGTATCTACATCACCGACGATTATTCTCTGTCGCAAATCGGCGTAAGAGGCATTGCCAATTTTGGTGACTGGAACAGTCGCATGATGGTACTCGTTGACGGTCGGTCGATTACGGAGCAGTATGGTGGATCGAACAGCATCGATGTCGTTGGGCTGGATCTGGACAATATCGATCGGATCGAGGTCATCAAGGGACCCGCTTCCTCATTATACGGAAGCAATGCATTCTTCGGTATTGTGAATTTGATTACGGAGCAGCCCACCGAGAATGAGCTGTTCGTGAGCAGCAAGTACTTCCGGAACACAGACCAAAAAGGCAGCAGCATCCGTCTATATCAGAAGTTTGACAATGGATTGACTGCGCTCATTACGGGGAGCTATCTGGACAGAAATGGAAGTGATCTTTTCTTCAAAGAGTTCAGCGATTTGGGCGATGGAGCGATCCTGAGGCTCGACGAGGACGGCTATAATCAGTTTTATCTCGATTCAGCTGATTTCACGGGAGGTTATTCTCACAACAAGAACAGTGGCGAAAACTATGCATTTCGCAGTCGCCTTGGCTTAGGACATTTCTATCTGACAGCACATTTCGGGCAACAGCGTTCCGGCATATCCCACGGATTCTATGGAGCATTGTTCAACAGATCGGAGAATGAATACAACGAACGCCGGTATTTTGTGGATCTGGGATATCAGAACTCACTGAGCGAAAATTCGGAGCTTTCACTGCGACTGTCGTACGATCACTTTTTCTGGAGCGATCACATCCTATACAATTATTACTCTGATGAGGACGAGCCACTGTACCTCCCGGGGCCGACATGGATTGATGCTGAATACGACCAATGGTACTCGTCCGAAGCCAGACTCCAAGTCGATTTCGGCGACAGAAACAGGGCAGTGTTTGGAGTAGAAGTCCAATTACATGAAATCATGCACGAGTCAGGCGAAACCGATCAGGCTGGAGAAGAAATACAGGAAAACGTCATTCCTCCCGGCTCTGTGAATTATTCGGGTCAGATATACAATGTCTACGTACAGGACGAGCATCGGTTTTCCGAGAAGATCAAGTTTGTGGGCGGGCTTCACTTCAATCACTTCACATACACTACAGGCAGGGTCACGCCCAAAGGTGCGCTCATTCTGAGTCCGTACCGCCATGGCACGTACAAACTCATTGCAAGCCAGGGTTTTCGTTCGCCGACATTCTATGAGGTCTCATTTGACGACGCGACCTACTTCATAGGAAATCCGGAATTGACGTCCGAATTGATCACCAGCTATGAGGCCATATCGACACACGAATTCCCATACGGATTCGTTGTCGAAGTGGCCGGAAATCTCAGCCGTGCGAGTGATCTGATCGTTCAAACCGTTATCGATGAATCCGATCCAGCTCACCCAGGCGGTGATTACGTGGAGGAGGTATCACAATTCAGAAATACCGGAGAAATACAATCCTCCAGCCTTGAGTTGTCACTTCAGCGGAATCCCATCTATAGTCTCAGCGGATTTGCCAATGTGACGTACCAGAAACTGGAAATTTCTGGTGATGCTCAAACCGACCAGCCGTTCAACTCCCCGCGATGGCTTGGTAACATCGGACTAACATATCAGATTAGCCGGAACCGCATGTCATTGTCGACCAAAGCAAACTACATATCATCTCGACGACTTTGGGATCACAGCTTTGTGGACGGACAGATGACTATGGATGTGATCGCCAATTTCAGGAGGGTTCTCAGCGTGGTCGACGTAACTGTCGGAATCATGAACGTTTTCGACAGCGATTATCGAGTTCCTCTCAATTTCGATTATGCGCCATCAACGAGCATTCAGCGTCCGCGAAGATCACTGTATGTCAACCTGAAGTCCAATTTCAATTGA